TCCGCGGTGCGGAGCTACAGCATGGGACGTTTAGTTATGCCGAGTCTGCAGACACCCTTCCGGGACGATACATCCCCGAGTCTGCGTCACAAGAGACGACGGACGATCCAGACGCCTCCGAGACTGACGCTGCGGGGGACACACCCCAAACGGATGATGATGAGTCGCTTCCGATGCTTCCGGACCTATCCATTTCGAGAGACGAGTATACAGATGTTCCGAGGACCGTCCTCAATCTTGAGCGGGCTACGGTTGGCGACCTCTCGCTGTTTCCGGAGACGCCACAGCCGACCGACCATGTCCACATCCTCGAGACGACATTCAACGGCTTTCGATTCAGTGCCGTCAGGGAAGATTTCAGAAACAGCGATTGGTCGGTCCATGAGGTGCGTGGCGGACAAGAGGGCTACCGGGACTTAGCGGTCGCGAACGCACTGCATGAAATTATCGGTGAGGACGACGAATCACCTGTTGACCGCGAGCACATTGCAGATCGCGCGCTGGAGTTGTTCACCGCCGGACTCGATGACCCAGACTCACTCCGCGAGATGATCTCGCTACCGGCGGACGCGCGCAATCAAAACTCCGCAGAGATTGAGGTCGCAGTCGAGAGCATGGCCGCGCTGGCGGCTGAATCCGACCGGCCCGTCGTCTCGCCACTAATCGCCTCAATCAAGCAAGGTGAGTTTTCGACGACGCGACAGCCACTCACTGCATGTATCCCGTTCACGCGGCTGGCGCGGCAGCTCAACCGCCTGCTGGCTCGCCAGATCATCTTGGATATCCCGGAAGACACAGCGATTGACGCGCCGAACGACACCCGACGCGGCATCGGGCTGATCGCCCAGCAATTCATGATTGCACTTCGGACGTCACAGACCGCTCGAGAGCTGATCTACACGGGAGACCAGAACAACGACCGGCCGACGGTGGGCGACGTGCTTCTGGAAGCGGGCATCGAACCACAACAAGCTGTCAAACCGATACTACAAGCCTCAGTTCCCGACTTATCCGTCGCGCTTGCGTACGCGTTAGATTCCGATTATGAGGGTCTGGACCTCCCACGGGCCGGGATGGACACAGTCGTATACCTCGCAGCAAGTCCCCACCGACCTGGTGGTGCGCTGTTATTACCCAAGGGCGAAGAGATGACGTATCACAATCCCGACCTGGCTCCCGGGGGCATCGGCTATGATGCAGTCACCATCGAAGGGCTTGTCAATCAGGCCCGGTGGCGTGTGTCGGTGCTGGCTGCCATTGAGGAAGCCGACCCGGGTGTGGTCAGACCTACACCTGACCGGATCGAGGCGACATACCTCGCGTTGAAAAACGCCGCGAGCGATGTCGGTGATAATCGAGCAGCGGGTGAATTCTTCACACAGGAAAAGACCTGGGCACGTGCTCGACACCGGCTGTTGAGTAGTCGTCGCCTCCGAGCCAGAGTTGCGCAGTATCGACGACGGCTACGGACGGTGTTACCGCAGGCCGTCCAACCAACCCCGACCGGGCAGGGTGGTGACTCGTCTGATGGGTCAGCAAGTCACGGCGATGGAACCAATGCTGACGCGGGCGATGAAGCGGCCGACACTGAGGCGAACGGAAACGGCGAGCCGGTTGAAGCGACGACTGAGTCAGCCAATCCCGATATCGAAGCGCAGGATGACTCCTCTACCGAAGCTCAAACCACCGCCGAGACGAGCTCTGCAGACACGGCAGAAAACGCGCAAGAGGACGCTCCTCCCGAAGAAGCAGACCCGGCAGAAACGGACGCAACGGCCGTCACGTCGAGCCGGAATCGGTCGCTCGCAGCCGACTCAGAGCAGAAAGCGCTCAACGAGCCACTGGTTCCCGTCCTGTACGCCTACGTGGCGAACAAATTCTTTGACCTGATCGCTGAGTACGGGGAGAAGCCACAGCGTGTCATCGGCTATTCGATACTCGTGGTTATCGCGTTCGCCGGTGCCTTCGGTGGGATCTGGGGGCCAGCCGGCTTCGATACCGGGGGAACGGCTCCGTACGAGCAGCCAATCCTCGGGTACGTGATTGTGAGCCTTGCCTCATTCACGGCATTCGTCATGGGCGGGTCAACCATCATCGCAGCGCCGCTGCTTCGGTTCGTGGCGTTGGTGGAAGCGTTCCTCGGGGCGTTCCTCGTGGGACTGTTCATCTTCGCCCTCACCCGATCAGTGCACCGCTGACGACGCGGCTTTCCTCGAACCGTGGCAGATGCCGCTATTCGACGTCGTCTTCGATGACTGCCAGCAATTCGTCCTCCTCCATGTAGAAGGGGTCTTCATATCCGCACTCATTCGCAATCTTGTAGAGTAGCTGTCCGAGTCGCAGGTCTGGATGCTCCTGCCAGTACTCTTCAACAGCCTCCAGGGTCACCGGAATGCGGTCTGGGTCGCGCATTGGGCGTGTGGACCGTCTGAGCGAACTTGATTTATCGGGCTGGCTTTCTCACGGGGCGCGAACAGTGAGACCAACCCATGCGAGATCACCTGGATGAAGCGACCAGACCCTTGAGTTGCTGTGCTGGCTCACAGCGTTCACGGCTTGTTCAGTTCACAAGCGATTCAATCGCCATCATCAACTGGCGGCTCGGCTCCATCGGCTTGCATCGATCTGAATCCAGAGACGAGCCAATCCGGCAGCGAGCCACCGTGGCGACGGCGTTGTTGATTTTCGAACGCGATGACGTCCTCGACTTTGTGTCGGAACGCCCGAAGGACGTTTTCTCCGGCCTCCGTGAGCTGGAGCTGGCTTGACCGGCCGACTGATTCCACCTCGATGTATCCCCGCTCGGCAAGCGGGTTCACGATGTCCGTGTTGATGTACCGATAGGCGCTGTTCCGGTGGTCGCCGACGGCGTCGAACCCGTCGCGGACAAGTGCGTCCTTGGCGGTGCCATCTTCAGTAACCAGCGTCTCGACGACCGATGCTAACCCAGTAAACTTCGTCTCGTACTCGGAACTTGCTGTGAGCTTGAGTCCGTGGTCGATGAGATGCCGCTTTTTCATCCGCGCAGGGCCGCGGTTGACACCTGCGATAATCGCCATTCCGGCGACGAGCTGCCAGCCCGGTGACTGAATGACGTGATCGGGGAGCATACTTCCGGAGACGAACTCACGGGCCTCTGCACCGTGTTCGACGTCGATATCGAAGGCCCGGGCGTCGGTCGCAGCATCCATGCACGCGAGTGACGCGCCGACCGCGGCGACGCGACCCCCGGCTGCGATATTCACGAACACAGCATCCTGGTCGTTGTCATACTCACTCGCCAGTGTCGTCACTAGCCCCATGACAACGTAGAGGTCGTCGTGTGGACACGGGTGCGTCTCGACGTCGATACCTGCAGCACCGAGTTCATCGGTAAGCGTGGCGACCGTCTCACCGTTCGCGAGCGAGGCGTCGGAGAGAAGATGAACGACGTCGGCCCCCTGCTCGACTGCCGGTTCGACGACAAATTCGACTTCCCGCTGGACGGGCACGATGTGAACGCTCTCCCCGAACATACACGTGGTATGCTCGGACACGGCATAAAATACTGTTTGCGACTATCCTGACAATCAGCATGCCTGATGGGTTTGGTCAGTGCTCCTCGCTTGGCGTAGCCGGGGGAAGGCTAAGTACTCGGCTGCAGAGACACCGAGCGTGGGTGACCCCGACCCAGCAGATGACGCCGACGAGGCGGAGACGTTGGTGGATGAGCTCGCCCAAGCGCGGTCTGAAGACATTCCCCATCACGTCCTCGCGATGGATGCAGACGCACTTCGGCACCGCATTGCAACGGCCGAGGACGTGATGGTGGTCCACGAGAGTCTGCGAGCGCTGACGGTCCAAGTTGACGTCGGGCCGACGCCTCACGATGAACGTACAACTGAGGCACTCATGACGGCGCTCACTCGCCACGACAACGAGCGACTTGCCGTCGCAGCCGTCTCGTACTGCCACCAAGTCAGCCAGGTCGTTCCGGAGCGCGTCGACGAGTACACACGACCGCTCGCAGTTGTGTTAGCTCACGACCAGCCACCGGTGCTGAGTGACCTCTCCACCGACGCGCATCATGGCAGCCTTCGAACGATAATACGCACGCTCAACACGGCGGCTGAGGTGGATGCCAGCGCGGTCGTCCCGTGTATCTCAGGACTTGCGCATTATCTCGACGCCTGGCCGTCACAGCGGAGTCTCCTCGGGTGGATTGTCCAACTGTTCGAACAGGTCGCGATTCCCGATACGGAGACCATCCAATCACGGCCAGCCCATCGACCCTTTTACCGCTGGGGGGTTGTCACGGGCCACGCGACGGCGTTTGCTCCGCACGTGCAGACGCTCGCAAGTGTGACCGATATCTGGGATGAGGTGTGTCGTGGTGCGCTCACAGTCTTGTACGCCGTCACCCGTGCATCGCCGGCGGCTATCGAACCGGCACTTCCAACTGTGATTGACACCTGGCATGCTGCTCACTCCGACCGGCGGTCGTGGATTTGGCTGTACGGCATCCTCTCGGTGGCTCTTGACGAGACACCGGCACTGTTCGACGGCCACGTAGACCGGATTGTCGATGGGATCGCCCGTGACGTGGCCCGGCTGTACGCGCCTCCGCTCGTCTCCCGAGAGCGGTTGACCCGGGCACGGGCCGCACTCCCTGGACAGATGGCGGTGCTCGTTGCCCTCTCGGCTGTGTTTCCAGCGTCGACGGCACGAGCGATGCGCGAGACACGGCTGGCTGAAGTACTGCGCGGTGTTGATGGTGCGATTGATGATCTCACTCCGATGTTAGTGCAGCCCCTCTCGAACAGCGAGCACAGAGCGTGTCACGTGCAATTTTTGGAGCTATTGCATTCCATCGCAACTCGCTATCCAGCGGCAATCGAATCGCACACTGACGTCTTGCAACCGCTTGCAACAGATGGCTCACCAGATGTCTCCCAAGCCGCTAGAAGACTCCTCGCTGCTGCTGGCCTGAACTGATCAGACACGGCGATTGTCAGGACTGTCATGACAGTCTGGACTGTCAGTAACAAGCACCCTTACCGGCTCTCTCCCTCCGACTGTGTATGGGAGAGCGCTACGGCAAGACCGATGGCGACCGACTGGACGTGTCGAACATTCGCGATGGGGACCACGTCGCTGTCGTGTCCGAAATTGTCACGGAAACCCACCAGTCGACACGAACGGCACACCTCAAAGTGAGCGCTACGGGACCGGAAGCCACCGCAGCACCGATCGACGTGGCGGTGCCGTGTGACGCCCTCGACGTTTCGAGGTCGCTGCAGCAGGGGTCACGGCTCCGACTTTCGGTTCGCGACGGTAAGCTCACGGACGCGACATTTGCGCTTGACAAAACGATTCGCGCAGCTGCTGCCCAGTTGCCCACTGATCGCTATGCCGTTCCCGTGACCTGGAGCGGGACGTCAGCTGGGCAGACCCAGCTGACAAACCACGTCCAGCCACTGGCCCGGAACCACTCACTGCTGGTGACAGGTGAACCGGGCGCTGGCAAGACCGAGTTCATCAAACTGCTCCTCCCACAAATCGAGGCCCGACCGGATGAGCCGGTGGTCGTGTTCAATTTCAAAGACGACTACTCCGAGTGGGCACTCCACGAGACGAATCGCGAGGTCGTTCGCCTCTCGCTTGACGGCTCGACGGACTACTGGAATATCTTCCGCGAGGTCGAAGACGAAGATACGTTCGCTCAACTCGGCCATACGCTGTTTGATGAGGCCGAACGCACTGCGAAGAACCCGTTCTTTCCCCGCACAGCCCGACAGCTCACCGTCGCGGTCATGACGTATCTCCACCGTGAGGCGAAGCGAAGCAAACACAGCGCCGACAATCGGGAACTCGTCTCGTTCCTGAATCGGTTCGGGAACAAGGACGTCCACCAGCTCCTCGACAGCGACGAACACGCGGATCTACGCGGGGCAATCAGCGCAATCAACCCGGATGCATCGAAGCAATCGGTCGGGGTGTACTCGACGCTCCAATCAATCGTTCAGGAGGTGCTTACGGGCGATTTCGCAGCAGCAGATGGCGAGTTTTCAATTCGGGAGTACATCGAGAACCCCGATAACCGACTACTGCTGCTCGATTATCCGATTCGAGAGGGCGACCGAATGGGGCCCATCTACAAGTTCTTCATCGACCGAGCGATCCAGCTCATGATTGATGACCCCAACCGAGGTGGGTACTTCGTCCTCGATGAGTTTGCTCGTGTCCCGCAGTTGGAGATGCTCGACACACTCGTGGCCACCGGACGGGCCCAACAGACCCAAGCCATCCTGGGCGTCCAGAGCCTCTCCCAGCTCGCGCAGCAGTACGGCGACGCGACAGTGGATTCGATCCTGAGCGGGCTCACACAGGAGGTGCATCTCCGGTCGGGTGACCAGCGGACCGTCGAGTACGTCCGCGACCGGCTCGGGACGAGCGACCAGGTGACGTACTCGTTTGCCGATGAAGCGAGCGTGAACGGCAAGCCGGTCACGAAGACGGTGTCAAGCACACCGATGACCGGCCAGCTACAGCGACTCGGTGACGGCGAAGCGATTATCTACGCGACACGTGGGTGGGTCCACGCGAAGCTTCCCATGTGGAATGAACTCTCCGAGGCGACCCAGCGTGAACTCAGGAAAACGCCTCACCACTCGCTCGGTCGGACGGGTCGGGACGATGACTAACTGAATACAGGTCACTAGCGATCAGCACAATGACAGAGACGTTAGACGCCCGGTACAACTACGCCGACGACGTCGACCCGACAGCCGCCGAGTTTCTCGGTAGCGCCCACGATATCGCCTACGGCGAATCGGGGCGCACGGCAACCGGTGTGAAGGAGATTTACTCCGCAGAGGGCGAACGGCTCGGCGACATTGTCGTCTGGGCGCGCGACCTCCCGGCCGGCCTGAATGATATCTATCGAGTCGAAACGGATGCCGACGGCGAATTTGTCTCCGTTGAGACGGGCGACGATATTGCCGACGCCTTTTATACCGTCCGTTAGCTCAGCCTCTGGTCACGTAGAGGGATAGTCTGCGCTCAGCCCTTGGCGGTTGAATAAATCGACGAGCGTTCCCACGACAGTATACGAGCCACTTACACTGGCGGTCTTCTTACTGACGGGTGATGCTCACGGATCGCCTCCGTCGCTGGGTCCTCTTTGATGGGTCACGGCTCACCGTGACCGCTGTCGGGCTCATCGTCGCATATCTGCTCCTCGGGCCAATCGGGCACATTCTGCTCTCGCAGGTGATCACGCCCGACCACAGTATTCAGGGCTCTATTCCGCTGGTAACGACGTTCCTGAGTGGCGATCTCCTGCTCGTCTCTATCGTCGTCTCGGTTAACTCACTGTACACGAGTCAGGAACAGACGCCACTCGACCAGCAGGCTGAGCGGATCGAGGCTGTCGGTGAGTTCCGAAACGAGTTCGAGGAGCTCGTCGATGAACCGATTAGCCCGTCTGAGCCGGTTCGGTTTCTCCAACTGCTCACCGGCGCGATTCTCTCGGAGGCGCAGACACTCAGGAACGGTGGCGCTGATAACGTGGATGTCGATGCTGACGTGAAGGAGTTCGTCGCCGAAATCAGCGAGCAAACCGAGCGCGTCAACAGCCAACTGGAAGATGCAACCACGTCCCTCGATCTGGTGTTAGCGACGCTGAGCTACGAGTACAGCCGACTTGCAAACGGCCTACGGCGCTTCCGGAGCCAGTACGGTGATGACCTGACCGACGCGGAGCGCGAGCGAATCGAACGGATGCTCGCGTTGCTCCGACACTTCGCCACCGCACGCGAGTATTTCAAGACCCTGTATCTCAGCCGCGAGTTCGCACGCCTCTCGAAACAGCTCCTGTATCTCTCACTTCCGGTGATTCTGATGGCGTCGTTCGTGCTCCTACACAGCAGTATCATCCCCGAGACGCACGACATTACGACGGTGCTCATCATCTTCGCGCTGTCGCCGTTCTTCCTGTTGGCGGCATTCACCGTCCGCGTGGCGACGGTGACAATCAGGACACGGGCAGCCGGGCAGTTCGTCGTCGAGGAGTAATCCTCCGAACCACGCCCGCCGTGCAATCGCGGCGTCTGCGTTCCTCGCATTGCAGTCCGTTTCGGTCCGCCAAGCAGGGGACCCAGCGGTTATACACACGCCAATCGTGTGCTGCATATGGATATCCAGGACGTGCTTCCGCAAGATTCGATTCCGAGTATCGACGAGCCGTCGTTTGGCGCGTCGTACTTCGGTGACGACGACGATGACGTCATCGTCGTTGGAAGCGATCCGCCACGCGCGTATCCGGTTCGCATCCTCAGCTATCACGAAATCGTCAACGACGTACTCGATGGAAGCTTCCACTCCGGTACGTTCACATCTTCAGACGCCTCCGACGAGCAGCTTCCAATCGCGGTTACGTGGTGTCCCATCTGTGCCAGCGGCATTGTCTACGTCCGCGCGGCGGGTGGGCAGGTACTGACGTTCGGTACCTCCGGAAAGCTCGCTGACGACGCGCTCGTGATGTACGACCAGGAGACCGAATCGGAGTGGAAACAACCGCTCGGAGAAGCCATCACTGGGCCGCTCGACGGGGAGTCACTGCCGGTCGTCCCTGCGTCCATGATGCCATGGCACCAGTTCCGCGAGGCGTATCCGGATGGCATCGTGCTACAGCCTGTGTACGGCGGCGAGCGCGACCCGCGGGAGGGCTCGCCCAAAACGGCGTACGACATGACGCCATACGAGCGATACGAGTCGAAGGAGGCATTCGGCCTGCGAGCGATGCGTGGCGAAGGACCGGAACGGACGTGGGACAGAGACGACATCAGCGCGAAAACGACGGTACTGGGCATTGTCCACGATGGCGACGCGGTGGGGTACCCGCTGCCCATGATTCAATCGGAAGGCGGTGTCGTCTCTGATTCCGTCGGTGGACGCAGCGTGCTCATCGTCAGTAGTGGCGATAATATTCACGCCTTCGCGCATCCAGGCGGCCAGTTCGAATTTCGCGACGAGACGCTGTACGGCGACGGTGTGTCGTGGAACCTCGCGACCGGAGAAAGCAGCGACGGCCGGCAGTTGACACGGCTTCCAGCCCGCCGTCTTTACGCGTTCGCGTGGCAAGATGACCACGGCCGAGAGAGCTTTTACGGACTCAACTGACTCCTCTGGAGTGCATCTCAGGTTGTGGTAGTGTCTTCTGTCCGCTCACAATCTGCACAGAATCGCGTATGCCGCCGGAAATGCCCTGAGCGGATATTTGTGGTAATTTCCACCGCGTTGCACGATAGATAGTTTCGTTCAAATCCAGGGGCATTAGCTGATGTCCTGGCCCCATTCGCGAAACTGCTCAGTGATTGCCTCAGGGTCCGCAGTGGCCACAGTTGCTTCGGAAGATTTCGCCCATTGGCTCTGCTTGATCGGCCTCGCGCTGGAGACACTCGTTAAGATCGGCCAGCATGTTGTGTTCCGAAACGATGTCTATGTCGTGTTCTGCAGTCCTGATGAGGTCGTGGAACTCCCCCTTCGGTCGACGACTCATGTGTCGAACGAGGGTATCAACTGGTTCACTGCGGTCCAGATCCGCCCCAAGGAGACGGCTCAAGCCGCCGTCCTGTGGGTCCAATGGGACCACGAGCACGTCCAGGCCGGCGCGGGCGTGTGCGACGGCGAGATTCGCGGTAGTGGTTGACTGGTTCAGCAAGCGTGCTGAGGAGGCGCTCCGGACCCGCGTGTCACGATTCGACTCACGGCTCGGACTCGATG
This portion of the Halosegnis longus genome encodes:
- a CDS encoding DUF1040 family protein, whose product is MRDPDRIPVTLEAVEEYWQEHPDLRLGQLLYKIANECGYEDPFYMEEDELLAVIEDDVE
- a CDS encoding DUF3179 domain-containing (seleno)protein, with protein sequence MDIQDVLPQDSIPSIDEPSFGASYFGDDDDDVIVVGSDPPRAYPVRILSYHEIVNDVLDGSFHSGTFTSSDASDEQLPIAVTWCPICASGIVYVRAAGGQVLTFGTSGKLADDALVMYDQETESEWKQPLGEAITGPLDGESLPVVPASMMPWHQFREAYPDGIVLQPVYGGERDPREGSPKTAYDMTPYERYESKEAFGLRAMRGEGPERTWDRDDISAKTTVLGIVHDGDAVGYPLPMIQSEGGVVSDSVGGRSVLIVSSGDNIHAFAHPGGQFEFRDETLYGDGVSWNLATGESSDGRQLTRLPARRLYAFAWQDDHGRESFYGLN
- a CDS encoding type IV secretory system conjugative DNA transfer family protein is translated as MGERYGKTDGDRLDVSNIRDGDHVAVVSEIVTETHQSTRTAHLKVSATGPEATAAPIDVAVPCDALDVSRSLQQGSRLRLSVRDGKLTDATFALDKTIRAAAAQLPTDRYAVPVTWSGTSAGQTQLTNHVQPLARNHSLLVTGEPGAGKTEFIKLLLPQIEARPDEPVVVFNFKDDYSEWALHETNREVVRLSLDGSTDYWNIFREVEDEDTFAQLGHTLFDEAERTAKNPFFPRTARQLTVAVMTYLHREAKRSKHSADNRELVSFLNRFGNKDVHQLLDSDEHADLRGAISAINPDASKQSVGVYSTLQSIVQEVLTGDFAAADGEFSIREYIENPDNRLLLLDYPIREGDRMGPIYKFFIDRAIQLMIDDPNRGGYFVLDEFARVPQLEMLDTLVATGRAQQTQAILGVQSLSQLAQQYGDATVDSILSGLTQEVHLRSGDQRTVEYVRDRLGTSDQVTYSFADEASVNGKPVTKTVSSTPMTGQLQRLGDGEAIIYATRGWVHAKLPMWNELSEATQRELRKTPHHSLGRTGRDDD
- a CDS encoding HFX_2341 family transcriptional regulator domain-containing protein, giving the protein MFGESVHIVPVQREVEFVVEPAVEQGADVVHLLSDASLANGETVATLTDELGAAGIDVETHPCPHDDLYVVMGLVTTLASEYDNDQDAVFVNIAAGGRVAAVGASLACMDAATDARAFDIDVEHGAEAREFVSGSMLPDHVIQSPGWQLVAGMAIIAGVNRGPARMKKRHLIDHGLKLTASSEYETKFTGLASVVETLVTEDGTAKDALVRDGFDAVGDHRNSAYRYINTDIVNPLAERGYIEVESVGRSSQLQLTEAGENVLRAFRHKVEDVIAFENQQRRRHGGSLPDWLVSGFRSMQADGAEPPVDDGD